In a genomic window of Spirosoma agri:
- a CDS encoding pseudouridine synthase: MQPTSPVVDTPLPLAVLFQSADLVAINKPHGLLVHRSPIASDASEFAVQILRDQLGQRVYPVHRLDRKTGGVLLFALHEAMNSAMQKQFADGLVAKTYLAIVRGYTPDEQTIDYPLRRDDGVVQDAVTVLKTLQRTEIPLAFGKHATSRYSLVELTPSTGRMHQLRKHMAHILHPIIGDRPHGCNKQNKLFLDQFSMNTMLLHANHLAFTHPQTGDHISINAPLQAEFKRMMQTLFSNAHIGFV, from the coding sequence ATGCAACCAACCAGCCCTGTAGTCGATACGCCCCTGCCTTTGGCGGTGTTGTTCCAGTCCGCCGATTTAGTCGCCATCAACAAACCACACGGGCTACTGGTCCATCGGTCACCCATTGCCAGCGATGCCAGTGAATTTGCCGTTCAGATTCTCCGCGACCAGTTAGGCCAGCGAGTCTATCCGGTACATCGGCTGGATCGCAAGACCGGCGGTGTGCTCCTGTTCGCGTTGCATGAAGCGATGAATTCGGCCATGCAAAAACAGTTTGCGGATGGTCTGGTTGCGAAAACGTATCTTGCCATTGTACGGGGTTATACACCTGACGAGCAAACAATTGATTACCCACTGCGCCGAGATGATGGTGTAGTTCAGGACGCCGTGACCGTTCTGAAAACCTTGCAACGCACTGAGATTCCACTGGCTTTCGGAAAACACGCCACCTCCCGGTATTCACTGGTCGAGTTAACGCCATCTACCGGACGGATGCATCAGTTACGGAAGCACATGGCTCACATCCTTCACCCAATCATCGGCGACCGGCCACACGGATGCAACAAACAGAATAAACTCTTTCTGGATCAGTTCAGTATGAACACGATGCTGTTACATGCTAATCATCTCGCGTTCACGCACCCACAAACAGGCGATCACATTAGCATCAATGCACCACTTCAGGCGGAGTTTAAACGT